One segment of Primulina tabacum isolate GXHZ01 chromosome 14, ASM2559414v2, whole genome shotgun sequence DNA contains the following:
- the LOC142525160 gene encoding uncharacterized protein LOC142525160 isoform X2, whose product MRVKQDHIHTMSQRGYARLTHIMEKTTQGDTKITRSQVWIEGHKKKNGKPITQAAGEKMKQIQECPTKSQNTTNIADDAISLVFGKEARGTVCGMGFGVTPSKFGAYVQQNSTVKQLQDMVHNLQQEMQEMKSMFLQSMRQQNQQEQIVSGGNGSGIGNEVGSNSVINIGAKRSCDFDNVKKHFATAQSNLKNVSCGDICANSKCKLLNWSVDGLVVAKGRIASTDPNTKVHHIVLGRSCWKVWVDKVLVEKVDLIRPNDEMQFLDDAIGSTAAWLSKFVVLCD is encoded by the exons ATGAGGGTAAAACAAGACCACATTCACACAATGAGCCAGAGAGGTTATGCTCGTTTGACTCACATTAtg GAGAAGACAACTCAGGGAGATACAAAAATTACAAGATCGCAAGTTTGGATTGAAGGACACAAGAAAAAAAATGGGAAACCTATTACTCAAGCTGCTGGAGAGAAAATG AAACAAATACAAGAATGTCCAACTAAATCTCAAAATACAACTAACATTGCTGATGATGCAATTAGCCTTGTGTTTGGCAAGGAAGCTCGGGGTACAGTGTGTGGGATGGGCTTCGGAGTTACACCATCTAAATTTGGAGCTTATGTACAACAAAATAGCACTGTTAAACAACTTCAAGATATGGTGCATAACCTTCAACAAGAAATGCAAGAAATGAAGTCCATGTTTTTACAAAGCATGAGACAAcaaaatcaacaagaacag ATTGTTAGTGGTGGCAATGGTAGCGGTATTGGGAATGAAGTTGGTAGCAATAGTGTTATCAATATTGGTGCAAAGAGAAGTTGTGATTTTGATAATGTTAAAAAACATTTTGCTACAGCTCAG TCAAATTTGAAGAATGTGAGTTGTGGAGATATATGTGCTAATAGTAAATGTAAGTTGCTTAATTGGTCTGTTGATGGATTAGTTGTTGCGAAAGGTCGAATTGCATCTACAGATCCAAACACAAAAGTGCATCATATTGTTCTTGGTAGATCTTGTTGGAAAGTTTGGGTTGATAAGGTTTTGGTTGAGAAGGTGGATCTAATTCGACCAAATGATGAAATGCAGTTTCTTGATGATGCAATAGGAAGCACAGCCGCGTGGTTATCTAAATTTGTAGTATTGTgtgattga
- the LOC142525160 gene encoding uncharacterized protein LOC142525160 isoform X3, with protein sequence MDQNQWDLFVKRTLSPTFQEKNARFRAMRVKQDHIHTMSQRGYARLTHIMEKTTQGDTKITRSQVWIEGHKKKNGKPITQAAGEKMKQIQECPTKSQNTTNIADDAISLVFGKEARGTVCGMGFGVTPSKFGAYVQQNSTVKQLQDMVHNLQQEMQEMKSMFLQSMRQQNQQEQSNLKNVSCGDICANSKCKLLNWSVDGLVVAKGRIASTDPNTKVHHIVLGRSCWKVWVDKVLVEKVDLIRPNDEMQFLDDAIGSTAAWLSKFVVLCD encoded by the exons ATGGACCAAAATCAGTGGGACTTGTTTGTAAAGAGGACACTATCACCCACCTTTCAA GAAAAGAATGCAAGATTTAGAGCAATGAGGGTAAAACAAGACCACATTCACACAATGAGCCAGAGAGGTTATGCTCGTTTGACTCACATTAtg GAGAAGACAACTCAGGGAGATACAAAAATTACAAGATCGCAAGTTTGGATTGAAGGACACAAGAAAAAAAATGGGAAACCTATTACTCAAGCTGCTGGAGAGAAAATG AAACAAATACAAGAATGTCCAACTAAATCTCAAAATACAACTAACATTGCTGATGATGCAATTAGCCTTGTGTTTGGCAAGGAAGCTCGGGGTACAGTGTGTGGGATGGGCTTCGGAGTTACACCATCTAAATTTGGAGCTTATGTACAACAAAATAGCACTGTTAAACAACTTCAAGATATGGTGCATAACCTTCAACAAGAAATGCAAGAAATGAAGTCCATGTTTTTACAAAGCATGAGACAAcaaaatcaacaagaacag TCAAATTTGAAGAATGTGAGTTGTGGAGATATATGTGCTAATAGTAAATGTAAGTTGCTTAATTGGTCTGTTGATGGATTAGTTGTTGCGAAAGGTCGAATTGCATCTACAGATCCAAACACAAAAGTGCATCATATTGTTCTTGGTAGATCTTGTTGGAAAGTTTGGGTTGATAAGGTTTTGGTTGAGAAGGTGGATCTAATTCGACCAAATGATGAAATGCAGTTTCTTGATGATGCAATAGGAAGCACAGCCGCGTGGTTATCTAAATTTGTAGTATTGTgtgattga
- the LOC142525198 gene encoding heavy metal-associated isoprenylated plant protein 19, whose amino-acid sequence MVMRVNLDCNACCRKMRRILLNMKEIETHLIEKQQYKVSVCGRFDPANVAIKIRKKMKRRVEILEIQELSNVDNGFVDEMHHFLPQPS is encoded by the exons ATGGTGATGAGGGTCAACCTAGACTGCAATGCTTGTTGCAGAAAAATGAGAAGAATCCTCCTAAATATGAAAG AAATAGAGACACATCTAATAGAGAAACAACAATACAAGGTAAGCGTTTGCGGGAGATTTGATCCCGCGAATGTGGCCATAAAGATAAgaaagaagatgaagagacGGGTGGAGATTCTTGAAATTCAAGAGTTGAGCAATGTGGACAATGGATTTGTAGATGAAATGCATCATTTTCTACCACAACCTTCGTGA
- the LOC142525160 gene encoding uncharacterized protein LOC142525160 isoform X1, producing the protein MDQNQWDLFVKRTLSPTFQEKNARFRAMRVKQDHIHTMSQRGYARLTHIMEKTTQGDTKITRSQVWIEGHKKKNGKPITQAAGEKMKQIQECPTKSQNTTNIADDAISLVFGKEARGTVCGMGFGVTPSKFGAYVQQNSTVKQLQDMVHNLQQEMQEMKSMFLQSMRQQNQQEQIVSGGNGSGIGNEVGSNSVINIGAKRSCDFDNVKKHFATAQSNLKNVSCGDICANSKCKLLNWSVDGLVVAKGRIASTDPNTKVHHIVLGRSCWKVWVDKVLVEKVDLIRPNDEMQFLDDAIGSTAAWLSKFVVLCD; encoded by the exons ATGGACCAAAATCAGTGGGACTTGTTTGTAAAGAGGACACTATCACCCACCTTTCAA GAAAAGAATGCAAGATTTAGAGCAATGAGGGTAAAACAAGACCACATTCACACAATGAGCCAGAGAGGTTATGCTCGTTTGACTCACATTAtg GAGAAGACAACTCAGGGAGATACAAAAATTACAAGATCGCAAGTTTGGATTGAAGGACACAAGAAAAAAAATGGGAAACCTATTACTCAAGCTGCTGGAGAGAAAATG AAACAAATACAAGAATGTCCAACTAAATCTCAAAATACAACTAACATTGCTGATGATGCAATTAGCCTTGTGTTTGGCAAGGAAGCTCGGGGTACAGTGTGTGGGATGGGCTTCGGAGTTACACCATCTAAATTTGGAGCTTATGTACAACAAAATAGCACTGTTAAACAACTTCAAGATATGGTGCATAACCTTCAACAAGAAATGCAAGAAATGAAGTCCATGTTTTTACAAAGCATGAGACAAcaaaatcaacaagaacag ATTGTTAGTGGTGGCAATGGTAGCGGTATTGGGAATGAAGTTGGTAGCAATAGTGTTATCAATATTGGTGCAAAGAGAAGTTGTGATTTTGATAATGTTAAAAAACATTTTGCTACAGCTCAG TCAAATTTGAAGAATGTGAGTTGTGGAGATATATGTGCTAATAGTAAATGTAAGTTGCTTAATTGGTCTGTTGATGGATTAGTTGTTGCGAAAGGTCGAATTGCATCTACAGATCCAAACACAAAAGTGCATCATATTGTTCTTGGTAGATCTTGTTGGAAAGTTTGGGTTGATAAGGTTTTGGTTGAGAAGGTGGATCTAATTCGACCAAATGATGAAATGCAGTTTCTTGATGATGCAATAGGAAGCACAGCCGCGTGGTTATCTAAATTTGTAGTATTGTgtgattga